The Paenibacillus sp. FSL H7-0357 nucleotide sequence ATGCTGCTGCACAGGGGAAAACTGCTTGAAGAAGGAGCGTTCCTTCTTAAGGAAGCGGCTAGACTGCTGCCGCAAGCGTTGTCGAGGAAAGATCTAGGTATGCAACTGCTGGATGTTGTCATGGTCATGCCTTTCTATCCCTCATCCACGTTGGTTTACTTTCAGGAAATCGAGAGTCCGAACATTACGTATTTTTCCAGAGGCTGGACCTCAGATGAGGATGCATTGTATGTCAAAGGGCTGGAGTCCCGCTACTCCCAGCAATCCTTTCTCTCGTCTGCTGTCATCTTTGAGACGGCAGGAGGTTCGGTTCTGCTCGAATGTCCGCTGCTATCCGGGAACGAGTTCAAAGGACTGTTGTCTGTCGGATTCAGGGGGCGAAGTGAAGCGGAGCAATGGCAGACCTTCATCGAATCGGTAGCCTGTCTGGCCACTGTTGCCATTCGTCTTCTGGAGAAGGAAGAAAGGTATATCGGGCAGGCTGAGGCCTTTATGACCGAACTGCGCCGTTACCTCCAGAATGCAAACACTGAACTGAGCAGTCTATCGCTGGACGCTTCCGATATGGCGGTAGATTTTGCCCGTTACATAGGCCTGACTGAAGAGGAAGCTGAAAGGGTGGGAAAGACGGCTCTGCTGTCTCCTTTCCATATTGAAGCGTTAATGGATTTTGGATATTACCCGGATGAAATCTCGCTGCTGCAGCAGGTGGACGAGTTGGCCTCTCAATTCTTTACTGTGGAGAAGCCTCCCCTGCCTCTATCCGGCCAGGTGCTTGCACTGATACTGCAGCATACAGGAAGAGGTGCAGATCAGAAACATCTGGGCAGCCCTCCGCACAAATGGATTGATCCATCCAGATACAGCAAGGACTACAATATTGCTTCCTGGATTGAGGATGAACGGATTTCCTCGTTCCAGTCGTTTCTGCTGAGCCGGGAGGATTCGCGGCCTAAGAAGAGAATCGTATCGGCAGCGAGGCTGCTGGATAGCCCGGCATTGACTACACTCAAGGAAGAATGGGGGGTCTCACCCCGGGAAGAAGAAGTACTTGAGCTAATTGTCCACGGGAAAACGAATAAGGAAATTGCCAACACGCTGTTTATCAGCGAGCATACCGTCAAAAACCACCTGAGCCGCATCTTTAACAAGATGAACGTAACCGACCGCTCGCAAATTATTGCACTTATCTATAAGGTAATCCTCGATGCCGAACGCATCGAGATTTAGGCCTGATCCGAAGCTGCAGATACCGCTTGGATTGGATGAAGCTTCACCACAGGGTAAGCTGAATAGCCCCCGACAATCTCCCTTATGGGATTGTCGGGGGCTATTCAGTCTGTTCAACGCTGTCAGGATGGAACACAAGCACAGTGGGTTCCATCCATCCTGACCAGCTGTAGTTATTCTACAGGCAGCGCAGTTTCCGAAGCGGCAGCATCAGCCAGCATCTGGCGGAGTACCGTCTGCAGAATGCCGCCATTGCGGTAGTAGTCGATGTCAACGGTGCTGTCTAACCGGGCAATGACCGGGAATTCAAACTGTGTGCCGTCCTCGCGGGTGGCGGTGACGGTCAGTTCCTGGCCTGGCAGCACGTAGTTGTCGAGTCCGGTGATATTGAAGGTCTCGCGTCCGGTCAGTCCCATGCTGCTCCAGCCGTGGCCTTCCTGGAATTGCAGCGGCAGAACGCCCATGCCGACCAGATTGCTGCGGTGAATCCGCTCGAAGCTCTCGGCGATGACCGCCTTGACCCCAAGCAGCAGCGTACCTTTGGCGGCCCAGTCGCGTGAGCTGCCTGTGCCGTATTCCTTGCCCGCGATAACGATCAGGTTCTGTCCAGCCGACTGGTACAGCATGGACGCATCGTAGATCGACATCACTTCTTCGCTCGGCAGGAAGGTGGTTACCCCGCCTTCCGTACCCGGTGCAACCGCGTTGCGGATCCGGATGTTGGCGAACGTGCCGCGCATCATCACCTCATGGTTCCCGCGGCGTGAGCCGTAGGAGTTGAAGTCGGCGCGTTCCACGCCATGGCTGCGCAGATATTCTCCGGCAGGACCGGAGGTGGAGATATTGCCCGCCGGCGAAATATGGTCGGTAGTGACGGAGTCGGCAAGCAGCGCTAATACCCGCGCGTTGCTGATGTCCTTGATATCTCCGACACCATCCGCCAGATGCTCAAAGAACGGCGGGTTCTGGATGTATGTGGAGTTGTCATCCCATTCATACAACTCGCCTTCCGGCACAGGAATCGAATTCCAACGTTCGTTGGCAGTAAATACATTCTCGTATTTACGCCGGAACATCTCTGGACTCAGGGAGAGGCTGATTGCTTCACGAATCTCTGCAGAAGTCGGCCAGATGTCTGCAAGGAATACAGGCTCACCCTGCGGATCATAACCCAGCGGCTCAGTCTTCAGATCAATGTTCACAGTGCCGGCCAGGGCATAGGCTACAACGAGCGGCGGGGAGGCCAGGTAGTTTGCTTTAACCTGGGCATGCACACGGCCTTCGAAGTTCCGGTTGCCGGATATTACTGCAGCTACTGTCATATCATGTTCTGAAATGGCCTGGCTGACTTCATCCGGCAGCGGGCCGGAGTTGCCGATACAGGTAGCGCAGCCGTAGCCGGCCAGATAGAAGCCCAGAGCCTCAAGCGGCTTCAGGAGATCGGCTTTTTCCAGGTATTCCGTAACCACAAGCGATCCCGGAGTGAGACTGCTCTTCACATAGCCTGGCTTAGTCAGACCGCGTTCCACGGCTTTTTTGGCCAGCAGCCCGGCTCCAAGCATAACGCTAGGGTTGGAGGTATTCGTACAGCTGGTGATGGCTGCGATTACGACGGCACCGGTGCTGAGCTTGCTGGTGCTGCCATTCTTGTGCTGTACTTCCACGACTTCGGCAATCTTCTCATCACTGAGGCCGTAGCCTCCCTTGTCAACAGGGGTACGGATGATGCCCTCGAAGTTCTCTTTCATATGTGTCAGCTCGACACGGTCCTGCGGACGTTTCGGTCCGGCAAGGCTGGGAACAACAGAGGCAAGATCAAGCTCGATGACGTCGCTGAACTGCGGGTCCGGTGTATCCGCGGTGCGGAACATGCCTTGAGCTTTGTAATAGTCACCGACCAGCTCGACCAGTTCATCCGGACGTCCGGTGCTGCGCAGGTAGGCCAGCGTTTCTTCATCAACCGGGAAGAACCCGATGGTCGCTCCGTATTCGGGAGCCATGTTGGCTACGGTCGCACGGTCAGCAAGGCTGATGTTGGCAAGGCCCGGTCCGTAGAACTCTACGAATTTGCCGACAACGCCTTTCTTGCGCAGCATTTGCGTTACTGTCAAGGCCAGGTCGGTTGCCGTAGCACCTTCCATCAGGCTGCCTGTAAGCTTAAAGCCAACTACATCCGGTGTAACAAAATACAGCGGCTGCCCAAGCATGCCTGCTTCGGCTTCAATACCGCCTACACCCCAGCCGACGACTCCAAGGCCATTGATCATAGTGGTATGGGAATCTGTGCCGACCAGGGAATCGGGATAGACTACAGTTTCACCGTCAACGGACTTGGTAGTGGCCACGGACGCCAAATACTCCAGGTTGACCTGATGCACAATTCCTGTTGCCGGCGGAACAGCGCGGAAGTTGTTGAAGGCGGTCTGCGCCCAGCGCAGGAAGCGGTAGCGTTCTTCATTGCGTTCAAATTCTACATTCATGTTGTATTCAAGCGCATCGGCGGTGCCAAAAGCATCGACCATAACAGAGTGGTCAATGACAAGGTCAACCGGAACGAGCGGATTGATCTTCTTGGGATCGCCTCCCGCTTTCTTGACGGTATCGCGCATTGCAGCGAGATCGACGACCACGGGCACACCGGTGAAATCCTGCAGGACGATCCGCGCAGGAATAAAAGGAATCTCTTTATTGCGGTCTATACCACCTGACCAGCCGGCCAGCTGTTTTACATGCTCTTCCGTGATCGCCCGTCCGTCATACTGGCGGACAGCCGCCTCAAGCAGTACTTTGATGGAAAATGGCAGGGATGAAATGCTGCCTGCGCCTTGTTCTTCAAGGGAATTAAGATGATAGTAGCGGTAGGTTTTGCCGCCTGACTCCAGGTTCTTAGCCAGGGAAAAATGGTCCTTGCTTGGCATATATGCGCCTCCTCGTTTCATCTAGTGAAACATCATTTCATATTGTTTGTATGTTAAGTATAACGGTTACAAAGGGGGGAGTAAAGTTTTTTTTCCTGCTTTTTCACCCAGATTTGCCCTGTCCGGCAGGCCATCTTGCGCTTTGCCTAAAGCTTGGGAATTAGCTTGGCCTGCTTGTCATTCACTGATTCCATCTGTATAGCCGCAGGTATTCCTTCATATACATAGGACAGCAGCCAAACAGGGATGAAGGGGCGGGAAACGGGATGGAATTAGAGTGGAAGAAAAGCTTGTATGTTTATGTGGATCAGTTAAACAAGGCACGGGTGGCACCGGGGGCCGAACCGCGCCGTACTGCCGTCATGGACCCGCGTTATCTCGTGGCCCAGGGGGAGCGCTCCCGGCGGCTTGCCCAGTGGTATAACCGCCGGGGGATTACTCCTCTGCGTGCGGAGACCGGTGTCAGGACGCTGCGCACCGTCCGCCAGAATCCGGGTGAGGTCGTAGCCGATGTAGCGCTGCACAGTGCACTGTATTATGAGAAGGGCGGAATGACGCACCGTGAGGATACGATCGAGACGGAACGTCTGACTTTTGTGCGGGAGGGCAGCGCCTGGGAGATAGCCACTGTGGAGCGCAGTGTGCAGGAAAGAAATACGCAGCGCAGAGCACTGGATGCGGATCCCGCACTGCGGTTGTCCAAATGGGGCGAGGTACTGCCTGCCCCGCAGCCGTCGCAGCCGCTGCTTAACCGGAATGTGCTCCGCGGGATTGCCGGATCGAAGGAGGTCCGTTACCGCCGGGAAGAAGCGGCAGCCTATGCTGACCGCTGGTGGAAGGACGGCAATCCGGAGTTTGAGGTTTTTGATGTGGACTGCACAAATTATGTGTCTCAATGTCTCTTTGCAGGGGGCGCACCTATCAACTATACTGGTAAAAGAGAAACCGGCTGGTGGTACAAAGGCTACAATGGAGCGCAGGAATGGTGGAGCTTCAGCTGGGCTGTGTCGGACAGCCTTCAGCGCTATTTGAGCGGGGAGCGGAGCAGCGGACTTCGCGCTGAGGCCGTGGAGCGGCCGGATCAGCTGATGCTTGGCGATGTCATCCTGTACGACTGGGACGGCAACGGCCATTACCAGCACAGCACGATCGTCACCGCTTTTGACGCGGGCGGAATGCCGCTGGTGAATGCAAGAACGGTCAGCAGCCGTCACCGCTTTTGGGATTACCGTGATTCCTATGCATGGACCGACAGAACGGCCTACCGTTTTTTTCATATCAATGACTACTTATAATTCAGAAAGAGGTTAGGGCATGGGGAACACAAAATTAACCGTAGGACTGGTGTACGGCGGCAAATCCGGAGAGCATGAGGTATCGCTGCAGACGGCATTCGCGGTTATGAACGCTTTTGACTACGATAAATATGAGATTATTCCTTTCTATATTTCCAAACAGGGGCTGTGGAAGGTTGGCGAAACACTCACCGCCGCTTACAGCGGAATTGAGCAGTTGAAGCTTGCCGGGGCAGCCGGAGATAT carries:
- a CDS encoding response regulator transcription factor gives rise to the protein MIPLSAAVPDSLMEEIQQLQDTFGAVTSQALVLTDQEGNLITRPTIAGRFYKEIIDSLQHVHRPFEQTLRRLGALSHPAVLDRWIPGLKYIITPLVPEYGEIYYLWSGLYMEEGAKELVLQAFESKMKNHPEYDQLSSELAALPESSSERVFEIRDKIAVLGSILCKLIGGSALKPVTERNTMMISRLLTHLEEDFLKIEEVLQQLAGTFSAADLYAFAKENDEGQFKVNYAAGKEAHLLLNAVFPQGDGFFGQAVLGKDPRHWKDIAKDPRSLYFTRRGMTLPECLSCYPVLINNGKRALLLAISFGRNEQVQGYDRQEQIVASLLGISDWGEMLLHRGKLLEEGAFLLKEAARLLPQALSRKDLGMQLLDVVMVMPFYPSSTLVYFQEIESPNITYFSRGWTSDEDALYVKGLESRYSQQSFLSSAVIFETAGGSVLLECPLLSGNEFKGLLSVGFRGRSEAEQWQTFIESVACLATVAIRLLEKEERYIGQAEAFMTELRRYLQNANTELSSLSLDASDMAVDFARYIGLTEEEAERVGKTALLSPFHIEALMDFGYYPDEISLLQQVDELASQFFTVEKPPLPLSGQVLALILQHTGRGADQKHLGSPPHKWIDPSRYSKDYNIASWIEDERISSFQSFLLSREDSRPKKRIVSAARLLDSPALTTLKEEWGVSPREEEVLELIVHGKTNKEIANTLFISEHTVKNHLSRIFNKMNVTDRSQIIALIYKVILDAERIEI
- the acnA gene encoding aconitate hydratase AcnA, whose protein sequence is MPSKDHFSLAKNLESGGKTYRYYHLNSLEEQGAGSISSLPFSIKVLLEAAVRQYDGRAITEEHVKQLAGWSGGIDRNKEIPFIPARIVLQDFTGVPVVVDLAAMRDTVKKAGGDPKKINPLVPVDLVIDHSVMVDAFGTADALEYNMNVEFERNEERYRFLRWAQTAFNNFRAVPPATGIVHQVNLEYLASVATTKSVDGETVVYPDSLVGTDSHTTMINGLGVVGWGVGGIEAEAGMLGQPLYFVTPDVVGFKLTGSLMEGATATDLALTVTQMLRKKGVVGKFVEFYGPGLANISLADRATVANMAPEYGATIGFFPVDEETLAYLRSTGRPDELVELVGDYYKAQGMFRTADTPDPQFSDVIELDLASVVPSLAGPKRPQDRVELTHMKENFEGIIRTPVDKGGYGLSDEKIAEVVEVQHKNGSTSKLSTGAVVIAAITSCTNTSNPSVMLGAGLLAKKAVERGLTKPGYVKSSLTPGSLVVTEYLEKADLLKPLEALGFYLAGYGCATCIGNSGPLPDEVSQAISEHDMTVAAVISGNRNFEGRVHAQVKANYLASPPLVVAYALAGTVNIDLKTEPLGYDPQGEPVFLADIWPTSAEIREAISLSLSPEMFRRKYENVFTANERWNSIPVPEGELYEWDDNSTYIQNPPFFEHLADGVGDIKDISNARVLALLADSVTTDHISPAGNISTSGPAGEYLRSHGVERADFNSYGSRRGNHEVMMRGTFANIRIRNAVAPGTEGGVTTFLPSEEVMSIYDASMLYQSAGQNLIVIAGKEYGTGSSRDWAAKGTLLLGVKAVIAESFERIHRSNLVGMGVLPLQFQEGHGWSSMGLTGRETFNITGLDNYVLPGQELTVTATREDGTQFEFPVIARLDSTVDIDYYRNGGILQTVLRQMLADAAASETALPVE
- a CDS encoding amidase domain-containing protein, with translation MELEWKKSLYVYVDQLNKARVAPGAEPRRTAVMDPRYLVAQGERSRRLAQWYNRRGITPLRAETGVRTLRTVRQNPGEVVADVALHSALYYEKGGMTHREDTIETERLTFVREGSAWEIATVERSVQERNTQRRALDADPALRLSKWGEVLPAPQPSQPLLNRNVLRGIAGSKEVRYRREEAAAYADRWWKDGNPEFEVFDVDCTNYVSQCLFAGGAPINYTGKRETGWWYKGYNGAQEWWSFSWAVSDSLQRYLSGERSSGLRAEAVERPDQLMLGDVILYDWDGNGHYQHSTIVTAFDAGGMPLVNARTVSSRHRFWDYRDSYAWTDRTAYRFFHINDYL